The proteins below come from a single Zhouia spongiae genomic window:
- a CDS encoding PQQ-dependent sugar dehydrogenase, whose product MNKFIVYIFFSFTLFSCAQSKDNEIKAPENLEYKTELVVPDLSIPWGMVFLPDGSMLITEKSGTLIHFINGEKKIIKNTPEIYNRGQGGFLDIELHPDYKNNGWIYFSFASETGNGSGGNTAIMRARLSGDSLVENELLYKAEPNSTRGQHFGSRIEFDPQGYLYFSIGDRGDRDVNPQDITKDCGKIYRLHDDGNIPADNPFYNEPDAKKAIFSYGHRNPQGMIRHPSTGDIWTHEHGPQGGDEINIIKKGANYGWPVITYGINYSGTPITETTEKEGMEQPLYYWVPSIAPSGMDFVSSDRYPDWKGNLLVGSLKFQYLERMIIKNNQVTERIKLFDGIGRLRNIKQAPDGYIYIAVENEGIFKIVPK is encoded by the coding sequence ATGAACAAGTTTATCGTATATATATTTTTTTCTTTCACGCTCTTCTCCTGTGCGCAAAGTAAGGACAATGAAATTAAAGCTCCTGAAAACCTTGAATATAAAACAGAACTGGTAGTTCCCGATCTTTCTATTCCCTGGGGAATGGTATTCTTACCCGACGGGTCAATGCTGATTACCGAAAAATCCGGAACCTTGATTCATTTTATAAATGGAGAAAAAAAGATTATTAAAAATACTCCGGAGATATATAACCGCGGACAGGGAGGGTTTTTAGACATAGAACTACATCCTGATTACAAAAATAACGGCTGGATCTATTTTTCGTTTGCCTCGGAAACAGGAAATGGCTCAGGAGGAAATACAGCAATAATGAGAGCCAGACTCTCAGGAGACTCGCTGGTTGAAAACGAACTGCTGTATAAAGCCGAACCCAATTCTACCCGGGGACAACATTTTGGTTCGAGAATAGAATTTGACCCTCAGGGATATTTATACTTCTCTATTGGAGACAGGGGAGACAGGGATGTAAACCCACAAGACATTACCAAAGACTGCGGAAAAATATACAGACTACACGATGATGGAAATATCCCTGCTGACAATCCGTTTTATAATGAACCTGATGCAAAAAAAGCCATATTCAGCTATGGTCACAGAAATCCCCAGGGAATGATCAGGCATCCTTCTACAGGCGACATATGGACTCACGAACACGGTCCTCAGGGTGGCGACGAGATCAACATCATAAAAAAAGGAGCCAACTATGGCTGGCCTGTAATTACATACGGTATTAACTACAGTGGTACTCCCATTACTGAAACCACAGAAAAAGAGGGAATGGAACAACCGCTCTATTATTGGGTACCTTCTATAGCACCCAGCGGTATGGATTTCGTTTCTTCTGATCGATATCCGGACTGGAAAGGAAACCTGCTGGTCGGTTCTCTCAAATTTCAATATCTGGAACGAATGATTATAAAAAACAATCAGGTAACGGAACGTATAAAATTATTTGACGGAATCGGCAGACTGCGCAATATCAAGCAAGCTCCGGATGGCTACATCTATATAGCTGTAGAAAACGAAGGCATCTTTAAAATTGTTCCAAAATAG
- a CDS encoding N-acetylmuramic acid 6-phosphate etherase — protein MGEFTKITEQTSLYDHLENMTTDEILSNMNKEDQKVALAVQEVIPAVSRLVDELAVRFVDGGRLFYIGAGTSGRLGILDASEIPPTFGLPHERVIGLIAGGDTAIRKAVEFAEDDTQQAWVDLKEHDINKNDVVVGIAASGTTPYVTGGVKDARKHGILTACITNNPGSPLAGSVDIPIAVNVGPEFVTGSTRMKSGTSQKLVLNMISTALMIKIGRVEGNKMVNMQLNNNKLVDRGARFITEVLNVDMDKALALLKKHGSVKAAIDANK, from the coding sequence ATGGGCGAATTCACTAAAATAACCGAGCAGACTTCTTTGTATGATCATTTGGAAAATATGACAACAGATGAGATTCTTTCCAATATGAACAAGGAAGATCAAAAAGTAGCGTTAGCGGTACAGGAAGTTATTCCGGCTGTTTCCAGGCTGGTAGATGAACTGGCTGTTAGATTTGTTGATGGCGGACGTTTATTTTATATAGGAGCCGGGACCAGTGGACGATTGGGGATCTTAGACGCTTCGGAAATTCCTCCTACTTTTGGTTTGCCACATGAGAGGGTAATTGGTTTAATTGCAGGAGGAGATACCGCTATCAGAAAGGCCGTTGAGTTTGCCGAGGATGATACACAGCAAGCCTGGGTAGATTTAAAGGAGCATGATATAAATAAGAATGATGTGGTGGTAGGGATTGCAGCTTCAGGAACGACTCCATATGTTACAGGAGGTGTTAAGGATGCACGTAAACACGGCATTTTAACGGCCTGTATTACCAATAATCCGGGATCGCCTTTGGCCGGTTCTGTGGATATTCCGATTGCGGTAAATGTAGGTCCCGAGTTTGTTACCGGGAGTACACGGATGAAAAGCGGGACTTCTCAAAAACTGGTTCTTAACATGATAAGTACCGCTTTAATGATTAAAATCGGAAGGGTAGAAGGGAACAAGATGGTTAATATGCAGTTAAACAATAATAAGCTTGTAGACCGAGGCGCCCGTTTTATAACGGAAGTGTTAAATGTCGATATGGATAAAGCATTGGCTTTATTGAAAAAGCACGGGTCTGTTAAGGCAGCTATTGATGCTAACAAATAA